A window of the Nitrosococcus wardiae genome harbors these coding sequences:
- a CDS encoding flippase-like domain-containing protein has translation MKSASWLSFFLGLTLITLLALWQDMAMIAGRLTTPGWGILWVAVFALPDLLLSSASWRFLFTPNDYQPTYRHTVTAMWIGTSVNTILPVASVGGEWVKARLLTKWATPGTYAAASVVVDKTVQALSVLLWAILGMVFLFLIMPDAQVLSAAFLGCALLAIGIIGFVMIQCVGTFGFLARIPANRARSPKWQSLASNAVILDAAILAIYRQPSAILLASGVRLLLRILMAGEVWLAALLIGYPIKMEEALILTSLGMAIRSAGFIIPGGLGIQEGGFIAIGTMLNLPPHVALSISLATRIRELITAFPGLITWQYLESQMLWPRLAAALAHRNRTRKI, from the coding sequence ATGAAGAGTGCATCATGGCTTAGTTTTTTTCTTGGCCTTACCTTAATCACCCTGCTTGCTCTCTGGCAAGATATGGCAATGATAGCCGGACGGCTCACAACGCCAGGGTGGGGCATTCTATGGGTTGCCGTCTTTGCCCTCCCCGATTTGCTGTTAAGCTCCGCCTCGTGGCGATTTTTATTTACTCCTAACGACTATCAACCCACTTATCGCCATACGGTTACCGCTATGTGGATCGGAACCTCAGTGAATACGATTTTGCCGGTAGCTTCTGTTGGAGGTGAATGGGTTAAAGCCCGCCTACTAACAAAATGGGCAACACCGGGTACCTATGCCGCTGCCTCTGTGGTAGTCGATAAAACAGTGCAGGCACTTTCCGTATTACTATGGGCCATACTGGGCATGGTGTTTCTATTTCTGATTATGCCCGATGCCCAAGTACTATCAGCGGCATTTTTAGGGTGCGCCCTTCTGGCAATCGGCATTATCGGCTTTGTCATGATACAGTGCGTCGGTACGTTTGGTTTCCTAGCGCGCATCCCTGCTAATAGGGCACGCAGTCCTAAATGGCAATCGCTTGCCAGCAATGCGGTCATTCTAGATGCTGCGATTCTAGCCATTTACCGCCAACCTAGCGCTATCCTTCTAGCCAGCGGGGTGCGCCTCCTTTTGCGCATTCTCATGGCGGGAGAAGTCTGGCTGGCGGCCTTGTTAATAGGTTATCCGATTAAAATGGAGGAAGCATTAATTTTGACCAGCCTAGGAATGGCCATCCGCAGCGCAGGCTTTATCATCCCAGGAGGACTAGGCATTCAAGAGGGTGGCTTCATAGCGATTGGAACAATGCTCAATCTCCCCCCCCACGTGGCCCTATCAATTTCCTTGGCAACCAGGATTCGCGAACTGATAACTGCATTCCCCGGCCTTATTACCTGGCAGTATTTAGAAAGCCAGATGCTCTGGCCACGCCTAGCCGCGGCCCTTGCTCACCGGAATCGAACACGGAAAATCTAA
- a CDS encoding metallophosphoesterase family protein, whose protein sequence is MLNLLHISDLHFGKPFLPEVSEALLGKIEKLSPELLVVSGDLTQRAKAQEFRAARAYLDLMPPIPQVVVPGNHDIPLYRIFERLFQPYELYRRYISEQRNTVLRQNKAVIVGLDSTNPYFAITNGRIHRKQLAFCAKAFTAAPAEAVRIVVAHHHFAPAPDYKGGEVMPKAKRALDLFTHLKVDLILAGHLHRAYVGNSLDVYSGEDREHGIIIAQCGTSTSRRGRVREQEKNSFNWIEILADSIRIFHYMYFKDYRNFYPVAKYEFARPSQRSYLTENLLNES, encoded by the coding sequence ATGCTGAATCTTTTACACATTTCAGATCTTCACTTTGGAAAGCCTTTTTTACCCGAAGTAAGTGAGGCATTACTGGGTAAAATTGAGAAATTATCTCCCGAACTTTTAGTGGTGAGCGGCGATCTTACTCAGCGAGCTAAAGCGCAGGAATTTAGAGCAGCCCGTGCTTATTTAGACCTTATGCCCCCAATACCTCAGGTGGTGGTTCCTGGGAACCATGATATCCCGCTTTATCGAATTTTTGAAAGGTTATTTCAGCCCTACGAACTCTATCGCCGTTATATTTCTGAGCAGCGCAATACCGTATTACGTCAAAATAAAGCTGTCATTGTGGGATTAGACTCTACTAACCCCTATTTTGCTATCACTAATGGCCGGATTCATCGGAAGCAATTGGCATTCTGTGCTAAGGCATTTACGGCAGCGCCGGCGGAAGCCGTGCGGATTGTGGTGGCTCATCATCATTTTGCGCCGGCACCGGATTATAAAGGTGGCGAAGTAATGCCTAAGGCCAAACGGGCGCTAGATCTTTTCACCCACCTAAAAGTTGATCTTATCTTAGCGGGTCATTTACATCGTGCTTATGTTGGCAATTCATTAGATGTCTACTCGGGGGAAGACCGGGAACACGGCATCATCATTGCTCAATGTGGTACGAGTACTTCACGACGTGGCAGGGTGCGGGAACAAGAAAAGAATTCCTTTAACTGGATAGAGATCTTGGCAGATTCCATTCGCATTTTTCATTATATGTATTTTAAGGATTATCGGAACTTCTATCCGGTTGCTAAGTATGAGTTTGCGCGTCCAAGCCAGCGTAGCTATTTAACGGAAAACCTTTTAAATGAATCTTGA
- a CDS encoding MBL fold metallo-hydrolase, translating into MYFKQFYLGCLAHASYLIGDEETKTAIIVDPQRDIDQYLQESQEQGFTIRHVFLTHFHADFIAGHIELRDRTGAKIYLGARADADYEFTPVKDGGILDFGKVRIKIFETPGHTPEGISLVVYDLEKDPAIPYGVLTGDTLFIGDVGRPDLLASFGVTAEELAADLYDSLHQKLLQLPDKTLVYPAHGAGSMCGRNLSTDTVSTMGVQRQYNYSLQPMDKEDFIKLVTSNQPEAPQYFSYDAVLNRKERPTLEEALETEKKPLSLEEVLKQKDAGAQLLDVRDAADFAGSHLRDSLNIGLGGSFATWAGTLLDRTQPIIIIAEPGREREAAMRLGRIGFDNVAGYLKGGMQALDKYPDLVHRTERITAPTLSEKLSAATPPLVLDVRTEKEWKENRIGDSLNIPLNKLEGQLDKIPRDKGIVVHCGSGYRSSIAASLMQKHGITNLWDLVGGFGAWKKCCPDKVTT; encoded by the coding sequence ATGTATTTCAAACAATTTTATTTAGGATGTCTTGCCCACGCTTCCTATCTGATTGGAGACGAAGAGACCAAAACGGCAATTATTGTCGACCCGCAACGGGATATTGACCAATACCTCCAGGAGTCCCAAGAACAAGGTTTTACTATTCGCCATGTTTTTCTAACCCATTTTCATGCAGATTTTATTGCTGGTCATATTGAACTGCGAGACCGGACAGGCGCAAAAATTTACTTGGGTGCACGCGCTGATGCCGATTATGAATTTACCCCAGTTAAAGATGGCGGGATCTTAGATTTTGGCAAAGTCCGCATCAAAATTTTTGAAACGCCTGGCCACACACCAGAGGGAATTTCCCTCGTTGTCTATGATTTAGAGAAAGACCCGGCCATTCCCTATGGGGTGCTTACTGGAGACACTCTTTTCATCGGTGACGTCGGCCGCCCTGATCTGCTGGCATCATTTGGTGTAACCGCAGAAGAACTCGCAGCGGATCTCTACGACTCCCTTCACCAAAAATTGCTGCAATTACCCGACAAAACGCTGGTCTATCCCGCCCATGGGGCAGGCTCAATGTGCGGAAGGAATCTAAGTACAGACACCGTTTCTACGATGGGAGTTCAACGCCAGTATAACTATTCCCTACAGCCCATGGATAAAGAGGATTTCATCAAGCTTGTTACTTCCAACCAACCAGAAGCACCGCAATATTTTTCCTACGATGCCGTCCTTAACCGTAAAGAACGACCCACTTTGGAAGAGGCATTAGAAACAGAAAAAAAACCCCTTTCCTTGGAAGAAGTGCTCAAACAGAAAGATGCTGGGGCACAACTGTTGGATGTGCGCGATGCCGCAGATTTTGCAGGATCACACCTGAGAGATAGTCTCAACATCGGTTTAGGGGGATCTTTTGCTACCTGGGCAGGGACCTTGCTGGATCGAACCCAGCCTATCATTATTATTGCTGAACCTGGCCGGGAAAGAGAGGCTGCCATGCGGCTTGGGCGGATTGGTTTTGATAATGTGGCGGGCTATCTTAAAGGTGGAATGCAAGCACTGGATAAGTATCCTGATCTTGTGCATCGGACGGAGCGCATCACGGCTCCCACATTATCTGAGAAACTTTCCGCGGCAACTCCTCCCCTTGTGCTCGATGTCCGCACGGAAAAAGAATGGAAGGAAAATCGGATTGGGGATAGCCTCAACATCCCCTTGAATAAACTTGAAGGACAGCTCGATAAAATTCCCCGGGATAAAGGAATCGTAGTCCATTGTGGCTCAGGTTATCGCTCATCAATTGCAGCGAGTCTAATGCAAAAGCACGGAATAACCAATTTGTGGGATCTGGTCGGAGGATTTGGGGCCTGGAAAAAATGTTGCCCTGATAAAGTCACGACCTAA
- a CDS encoding lipase family protein, whose product MSEDINSKRSGQRSDEVLIREPGSRTYKTKQGIEFKALAEKLWEAAVLSENVYFGDWVKEGNGWRSPLRNGMAVPGQGPSDYKAACAPGERGRLFLPGWVFWGNFPSPDLAGEAKKTGLYVEVWEKILSGKRTVAVVFKGTQFEDWRDWRSNLRWFRKRFAHFIPFYEDQYTVVAKKFGNEFVGEFIRRGYHLRDVSIVSCGHSLGGGLAQQFAYSLPLHPEVPRVSQVFAFNPSPVTGWYSVDEEIRTRNAFGLAIDRVFEHGEVLAYLRLLLSYLYPPSASNPSIREIRVNFVRSWNFSTNHEMRSLVCGLLNHLEKW is encoded by the coding sequence ATGAGCGAAGATATTAATTCTAAAAGATCCGGCCAACGGAGTGATGAGGTGCTTATCCGTGAGCCCGGCAGCAGAACTTATAAAACTAAGCAAGGTATTGAATTCAAAGCCTTAGCTGAGAAGCTCTGGGAAGCTGCTGTTCTCAGCGAAAATGTTTATTTTGGTGACTGGGTAAAAGAGGGGAACGGATGGAGATCTCCGTTGAGGAATGGTATGGCAGTGCCGGGCCAGGGGCCAAGTGACTACAAGGCCGCCTGCGCACCTGGTGAGAGGGGTCGCCTGTTTTTGCCCGGTTGGGTATTCTGGGGTAACTTTCCGAGTCCAGATTTAGCTGGGGAAGCTAAGAAGACGGGATTATATGTGGAGGTATGGGAGAAAATACTGTCTGGCAAAAGAACAGTTGCCGTTGTTTTTAAGGGGACACAGTTCGAAGATTGGCGTGATTGGCGCTCGAATTTACGATGGTTTAGGAAGAGGTTTGCGCATTTTATTCCTTTCTACGAGGACCAATATACGGTAGTTGCAAAAAAATTCGGAAATGAATTTGTGGGGGAATTCATTCGGCGGGGATATCACTTGAGAGATGTTTCCATTGTCTCATGCGGTCATTCTCTGGGTGGCGGTTTGGCACAACAATTTGCTTATTCTTTACCTTTGCATCCTGAAGTTCCAAGAGTATCCCAGGTCTTTGCCTTTAATCCATCACCAGTGACCGGCTGGTACAGCGTAGACGAAGAGATCCGCACCCGTAATGCCTTTGGATTAGCCATCGACCGTGTATTTGAGCATGGTGAGGTATTAGCTTACCTCAGATTGCTGTTGAGCTATCTCTATCCGCCCTCTGCCTCAAACCCCAGCATACGAGAAATTCGCGTTAATTTCGTTAGATCTTGGAATTTTTCAACCAATCATGAAATGCGCTCCCTGGTGTGTGGTCTATTAAACCATTTAGAAAAATGGTAG
- the ttcA gene encoding tRNA 2-thiocytidine(32) synthetase TtcA yields the protein MNDQSRKTQYNANKLQKRLRRLVGQAIEDFNMIEDKDRVMVCLSGGKDSYALLDILLNLQKHAPVDFELIAVNLDQKQPGFPEHILPQYLESLGVPYQIVERDTYSVVKRIIPEGKTSCSLCSRLRRGILYGTAEELGATKIALGHHRDDILETLFLNMFHGGTLKGMPPKLLSDDGKHIVIRPLAYCREKDLEVYAKIKAFPIIPCNLCGSQTNLQRQAIKEMMKTWDRQFPGRLETMFRALQNVKPSHLADSTLYNFKGLRQQGSPFPEGDKAFDEEIFLESQEKPLSFNRDRVQALKFK from the coding sequence GTGAACGATCAATCCCGCAAAACACAATATAACGCGAACAAACTCCAGAAGAGATTGCGCCGCCTCGTAGGCCAAGCCATCGAGGATTTCAATATGATTGAAGATAAAGATCGGGTGATGGTCTGTCTATCTGGAGGCAAGGATAGCTACGCCCTACTCGACATACTCCTCAATCTACAGAAACATGCGCCGGTGGATTTTGAGTTGATTGCCGTTAATCTTGACCAAAAACAGCCCGGTTTCCCCGAGCATATCCTCCCCCAGTACTTAGAATCCTTAGGCGTACCTTACCAGATTGTGGAACGGGATACCTATAGCGTAGTCAAGCGGATTATTCCAGAAGGAAAGACCTCTTGTTCTCTCTGCTCACGCCTGCGACGGGGCATCCTATACGGAACTGCCGAAGAACTAGGAGCTACAAAAATTGCCCTAGGCCATCATCGAGATGATATTCTAGAAACCCTCTTTCTTAATATGTTCCATGGCGGGACTCTCAAAGGTATGCCACCGAAGTTGCTTAGCGATGATGGGAAACATATCGTGATCCGCCCTCTAGCCTATTGTCGGGAAAAAGATCTGGAAGTCTACGCTAAAATTAAAGCCTTCCCTATTATTCCCTGTAACCTCTGCGGCTCTCAGACAAACCTCCAGCGCCAAGCTATCAAGGAAATGATGAAAACCTGGGATAGACAATTTCCCGGACGCCTTGAAACGATGTTCCGGGCTCTACAGAATGTCAAACCTTCCCATTTGGCCGACTCTACTCTTTATAACTTTAAAGGACTCCGACAACAAGGAAGCCCCTTTCCAGAAGGCGATAAAGCTTTCGACGAAGAAATATTTTTAGAATCTCAAGAAAAACCGCTGTCGTTTAACAGAGACAGAGTACAAGCATTAAAATTCAAATAA
- the rlmM gene encoding 23S rRNA (cytidine(2498)-2'-O)-methyltransferase RlmM, which yields MECLIAYCRAGFEGECAAELQAQATEQGLTGYARAKPDTGYVVFTLYETGTSQSLANQISPLHLVFARQLFVSHGLLKDLPITDRVTPIVAALESQCEQFSEIWVETADTNESKALLTFCRKFSKPLRSMLEQRGKVDSGNATAPRAHVFFLSSVAAYPGLSFPSHSSPWFMGIPRLRCPSNAPSRATLKLEEAWQVFLTPKQRQERLQPGMQAVDLGAAPGGWTWQFVCRGIRTTAVDNGAIAPLLLESGLVEHRQTDAFRYAPRHFVDWMVCDMVEQPRRVAQLAAQWLAKGWCRQCIFNLKLPMKKRYHEVHICSVFIAETLNRAGIPYELAFKQLYHDREEVTGYLHRIE from the coding sequence ATGGAGTGCCTTATCGCCTATTGCCGGGCGGGTTTCGAGGGCGAGTGCGCAGCAGAACTCCAGGCACAGGCTACAGAGCAAGGTTTAACCGGTTATGCCCGCGCCAAACCCGACACCGGGTATGTGGTATTCACTTTATATGAAACGGGCACAAGCCAATCGTTGGCCAACCAGATAAGTCCCCTCCACCTAGTCTTCGCTCGCCAGCTTTTCGTCTCCCACGGCCTGTTGAAGGATTTACCCATCACGGATCGCGTGACGCCCATTGTGGCCGCCCTGGAAAGCCAATGTGAACAATTCTCCGAGATTTGGGTAGAAACGGCCGATACCAACGAATCCAAGGCATTATTGACCTTTTGCCGTAAGTTTTCCAAGCCCTTGCGTAGCATGCTAGAGCAACGGGGCAAAGTGGACTCTGGAAATGCGACCGCACCCCGAGCCCATGTTTTTTTCTTAAGCTCCGTCGCCGCCTATCCCGGTCTTTCCTTTCCCTCCCATTCATCACCCTGGTTCATGGGTATTCCCCGCTTAAGGTGCCCATCCAACGCCCCCAGCCGCGCTACCCTGAAACTAGAGGAGGCCTGGCAGGTATTTTTGACCCCCAAGCAGCGGCAGGAGCGGCTCCAACCAGGAATGCAAGCGGTAGATTTGGGCGCCGCGCCGGGGGGCTGGACCTGGCAGTTTGTGTGTCGAGGAATCCGGACCACGGCGGTAGACAATGGCGCAATAGCACCCTTATTACTAGAATCTGGCTTGGTGGAACACCGGCAAACGGATGCATTTCGTTACGCACCCCGGCATTTTGTGGACTGGATGGTATGCGATATGGTGGAGCAGCCGCGCCGTGTAGCCCAGCTTGCAGCCCAATGGCTAGCCAAGGGGTGGTGCCGACAATGCATATTCAACCTAAAACTTCCAATGAAAAAACGTTACCATGAGGTGCATATCTGTTCGGTCTTTATAGCCGAGACTTTAAACAGGGCAGGTATTCCCTATGAACTTGCTTTCAAGCAGCTCTATCATGACCGGGAGGAGGTGACAGGCTATCTCCACCGTATAGAATAA
- the msrA gene encoding peptide-methionine (S)-S-oxide reductase MsrA, with amino-acid sequence MFKRHRKIEMPTAEKALPGRAEKMPVPERHHVNGHPLVPPFPEGMEQALFGMGCFWGAERKFWETAGVYTTAVGYAGGYTSNPTYEQVCTGMTGHAEVVLVVYDPKVVSYSSLLKIFWESHDPTQGMRQGNDLGTQYRSAAYTYNDGQKRAVESSKKIYEDKLRETGYGPISTEIRPAPEFYYAEPYHQQYLAKNPHGYCGLGGTGVSCLI; translated from the coding sequence GTGTTTAAACGTCACCGCAAAATCGAAATGCCTACGGCTGAGAAAGCGCTGCCGGGCCGAGCAGAAAAAATGCCAGTGCCAGAGCGACATCATGTAAACGGTCACCCCCTCGTGCCTCCTTTCCCTGAAGGTATGGAACAAGCCCTATTTGGAATGGGCTGTTTTTGGGGCGCAGAACGCAAATTTTGGGAAACAGCGGGAGTTTATACCACTGCGGTAGGGTATGCAGGCGGATATACGTCCAATCCCACTTATGAGCAAGTGTGCACGGGGATGACTGGACATGCTGAGGTGGTGCTAGTCGTCTATGATCCCAAGGTGGTCAGCTACTCATCACTGCTCAAGATCTTTTGGGAATCCCACGACCCTACCCAAGGCATGCGCCAGGGAAATGATCTCGGCACTCAATATCGATCCGCCGCCTATACATATAATGACGGGCAGAAAAGAGCGGTAGAATCCTCAAAAAAGATCTATGAGGACAAGCTGCGGGAAACTGGCTATGGCCCAATCTCCACTGAAATTCGCCCAGCACCAGAGTTTTATTACGCCGAGCCTTATCATCAACAATATTTAGCCAAAAACCCTCACGGATACTGCGGACTTGGCGGCACCGGAGTGAGCTGTCTCATTTAA
- a CDS encoding DUF423 domain-containing protein, protein MAKFFISVGAILAALGATLGAFGAHGLRTKLEPRMLEVWQTGVEYHMYHALGLILIGVISHGIDSGSLIKWSGILMLIGILLFSCSLYLLTLTKLGWLGAITPFGGTGFIIAWILLAIALLRAG, encoded by the coding sequence GTGGCTAAATTCTTCATCAGTGTTGGCGCAATTCTTGCCGCCTTGGGCGCTACTTTAGGTGCTTTCGGCGCCCATGGGCTACGGACCAAACTTGAACCTCGGATGCTGGAAGTTTGGCAAACGGGCGTTGAATACCACATGTATCATGCCTTGGGTCTCATTCTAATTGGCGTGATCTCTCACGGGATAGACAGTGGCAGCTTAATCAAATGGTCAGGTATCTTAATGCTCATTGGCATTCTGCTTTTCTCTTGCAGTCTCTATCTATTGACTCTGACCAAACTGGGTTGGTTAGGCGCGATTACCCCTTTCGGCGGTACCGGCTTTATTATTGCTTGGATATTGCTTGCCATAGCCCTGTTGCGGGCCGGTTAA
- a CDS encoding NAD(P)-dependent oxidoreductase, translating to MQVGFIGLGTMGSPMAKNVAKGGFLAAVWNRTQAPAETLAQELQITCAREPAELAAAVDAIFTCVSADKDVLAVVEALAPGLTSGKIVVDFSTVSRETACCAAAIARDKGADFLDSPVSGGVEGARNGTLAMMVGGQGATLARIRPVLKTMAHPIVHMGEVGTGQATKAVNQIMAAGINEAVTEALAFGEAQGLNMTKVIDAVSGGAAGNWFLEKRGGTMVQGRFNPGFKVALHHKDLHIGKAMAEQLGLPLPLTEMALTDYQQLLEKGFGEEDISALYRIKRLD from the coding sequence ATGCAGGTAGGTTTTATCGGTTTAGGCACCATGGGCTCTCCCATGGCAAAAAATGTCGCCAAAGGTGGTTTTCTTGCTGCCGTCTGGAATAGAACCCAGGCGCCGGCTGAAACCTTAGCCCAGGAATTACAAATCACCTGCGCACGAGAACCGGCGGAATTAGCCGCAGCGGTGGATGCAATATTCACTTGTGTCTCTGCTGACAAAGATGTGCTCGCCGTCGTTGAAGCCCTTGCTCCCGGTCTTACCTCTGGAAAAATAGTGGTAGATTTTTCCACGGTGAGCCGGGAAACTGCCTGCTGCGCGGCAGCTATCGCCCGTGACAAAGGTGCTGATTTCCTGGATTCTCCAGTCTCAGGGGGCGTGGAGGGGGCCCGTAATGGCACCCTGGCGATGATGGTGGGAGGTCAGGGGGCAACGCTAGCGAGAATCCGGCCGGTACTTAAGACCATGGCCCATCCCATTGTCCATATGGGTGAAGTCGGTACCGGGCAGGCCACCAAGGCAGTTAATCAGATCATGGCGGCGGGGATCAATGAGGCTGTCACTGAGGCCCTGGCTTTTGGCGAGGCCCAGGGGCTGAATATGACAAAAGTTATTGATGCAGTCTCCGGCGGCGCGGCCGGCAACTGGTTTCTGGAAAAACGCGGTGGGACCATGGTTCAAGGCAGATTTAACCCTGGTTTTAAAGTCGCATTGCATCATAAAGACCTCCACATCGGAAAGGCCATGGCAGAACAACTTGGCCTCCCCCTGCCCCTTACCGAAATGGCCCTCACCGATTATCAACAATTGCTGGAAAAGGGATTCGGCGAAGAGGACATCTCCGCTTTGTACCGAATCAAGCGGTTAGATTAA